The DNA window CCGCGCAATACGCCAACTGGCGCAAGCTCTCCATCTTCGGCGGCAGCAACGAAATCCAGAAAAACATCCTGACCCGTGCTTTAGGTTTGTGAAGGAAACCTCATGCAGTGGCAATCCACCGATGAACAAGGCCAACTGGCCGACGCGCTGCGCCGCTTCATCCAGTGCGACTACGGCTTCGAGCAACGCCGCGCCCTGGCCGCCGGCAAAGGCTTCAGCCCGCAAGCCTGGGCCACTCTGGCCGAACTCGGCATCACCGCCATGCTCGTGCCCGAAGCCCACGGCGGCCTGAACGCAAGTCTGCAGGACGGCCTGCATGCCTTGCAGACCCTGGCCCCCGCGCTGCCGCTGGAGCCGGTGCTGGCCAGCAGTCTGCTGGCTACGCGACTGTTCGCCTCCAGCGAGGGCAGCGCAGCTGCGCAAACCTGGCTGCCGAGCATGGCCGCAGGCCAGGCTATCGCCACCCCGGCGGTGTTCGAGCCGGGCAACGGCTTCGACGCCGAGCGGCCCCGCACCACGGCCACGCGGCATGCCGATGGCTGGCGGCTCGACGGTGCCAAGACCCTGGTGCTGCAAGCGCAAATCGCCGATGTCTTGCTGGTGTCGGCGCGCGCCGACGACGCGGCCGTCGCCTGGTTTGCCGTGCCCACAAGCAGCCGCGGCGTCAGCCT is part of the Thiomonas sp. X19 genome and encodes:
- a CDS encoding acyl-CoA dehydrogenase family protein, producing MQWQSTDEQGQLADALRRFIQCDYGFEQRRALAAGKGFSPQAWATLAELGITAMLVPEAHGGLNASLQDGLHALQTLAPALPLEPVLASSLLATRLFASSEGSAAAQTWLPSMAAGQAIATPAVFEPGNGFDAERPRTTATRHADGWRLDGAKTLVLQAQIADVLLVSARADDAAVAWFAVPTSSRGVSLRPYALLDAQRAADVKLDGVQLAADARIDPAGQGMAMGEDLRALWLAALCAEGVGLLQATLDATVAYLNTRQQFGQPIGRFQVLQHRAVDMWMEVEQARSMALLAAEVCAHGDAMHRARMLAAAKARVGQACRFVSQQAVQLHGGMGMTDEMQVSHWFKRLTTIELWLGDSDAQLQHVARGLLAA